In Aegilops tauschii subsp. strangulata cultivar AL8/78 chromosome 3, Aet v6.0, whole genome shotgun sequence, one genomic interval encodes:
- the LOC109766312 gene encoding uncharacterized protein has protein sequence MPQSAQPGGETPPIHRLLELIKSEPDPASALAHLELLVATWPAYTPPQPLLFHLLRRLATSAPARLPRLLGLLPSLRHRPRFSEPAALVVLSAFSRALMPDAALAAFRRLPAFLGCNLGVRSHNALLDALVRARRFSDADAFFASLSHGAFGRRIAPNLRTYNIILRSLCGRGDLDRALMLFDSLRRCGVAPDRVTYSTLMSGLVKHSRLDMALYLLDEMPTYEVQPDAVCYNAVLRGCFRNGEFEKAMRVWEQLVRDPGARPNLSTYNAMLDGLCKLGRFKEAGGVWERMIANNHQVGMITYGILIHGLCRSRDVDGAARVYSEMIKTGLVPDVAIYNSLIKGFCQAGRVGEAWKFWDSTSVSGIRNVITYNIMLKGLFDGGMVDEARELWELLEKDTSSSPDMVSFGTMIHGLCEKGFANKALQILVEAQTSGKKLDAFSYSSVIRGLCKDGRLDDAVKLYEKISMDDCKLNPHIYNALIKGFCQASKFSDAVRIYGEMANNGCSPTVITYNTLIDGLCKAEKYQDASSFTKEMLEKGCKLDVNTYASLIRGLCRDKKVDAALALWNQILDKGLQADVMMHNILIHGLCSAGKVDEASRLLSEMKEKNNCRPNLVTYNTLMDGFYEMGCFDKAASLWTAILENGLVPDIISYNTRIKGLCSCQRTPEGVQLLDEVLAQGIVPTAITWNILVRAVIKYGPIQI, from the coding sequence ATGCCGCAGTCGGCGCAGCCCGGCGGCGAGACGCCGCCCATCCACCGCCTCCTCGAGCTGATCAAGTCCGAGCCCGACCCCGCCTCCGCGCTCGCCCACCTGGAGCTCCTCGTCGCCACCTGGCCGGCCTACACCCCGCCCCAGCCGCTCCTCTTCCACCTGCTGCGCCGCCTCGCCACCTCCGCCCCGGCCCGCCTTCCGCGCCTCCTCGGCCTCCTCCCGAGCCTCCGCCACCGCCCGCGCTTCTCCGAGCCCGCCGCGCTCGTCGTCCTCTCCGCCTTCTCCCGCGCGCTCATGCCCGACGCCGCGCTCGCCGCCTTCCGCCGCCTCCCTGCCTTCCTCGGCTGCAACCTGGGCGTCCGCTCCCATAACGCCCTCCTCGACGCTCTCGTGCGGGCCCGTCGCTTCTCTGACGCCGACGCCTTCTTCGCGTCCCTCTCCCATGGCGCCTTCGGGCGCCGCATTGCCCCCAACCTCCGGACTTACAACATCATCCTCCGCTCCCTCTGCGGACGTGGGGACCTCGATCGAGCTCTGATGCTCTTCGATTCCCTTCGCCGCTGCGGAGTTGCTCCGGACCGCGTCACCTACTCCACTCTCATGTCTGGGCTTGTCAAACACAGCCGCTTGGACATGGCACTttacctgctcgacgaaatgccgaCCTATGAAGTGCAGCCTGACGCTGTTTGTTACAATGCAGTGCTCCGAGGGTGTTTCAGGAATGGTGAATTTGAGAAAGCTATGCGGGTGTGGGAGCAGCTGGTGAGAGATCCTGGTGCAAGACCCAACCTCTCCACTTACAATGCGATGCTTGATGGCTTGTGTAAACTTGGGAGGTTTAAGGAGGCGGGTGGGGTATGGGAGAGGATGATTGCAAATAATCACCAAGTCGGCATGATTACCTATGGGATTCTGATTCACGGTTTGTGCCGGTCACGGGATGTGGATGGTGCAGCAAGGGTATATTCAGAGATGATCAAGACTGGGCTTGTTCCTGATGTTGCCATATATAATTCACTCATCAAGGGGTTCTGCCAAGCTGGGAGAGTAGGAGAGGCTTGGAAATTCTGGGACTCTACCAGTGTTTCTGGCATCCGTAATGTGATAACGTATAATATAATGTTGAAGGGGCTCTTTGATGGTGGCATGGTCGATGAAGCTAGAGAATTGTGGGAGCTATTGGAGAAAGACACTTCGTCCTCTCCTGACATGGTGAGTTTTGGCACTATGATCCATGGGTTATGTGAGAAAGGCTTTGCTAACAAGGCACTTCAAATCTTAGTGGAAGCACAGACCAGTGGTAAAAAATTAGATGCATTCTCATATTCATCCGTGATAAGGGGACTGTGCAAGGATGGGAGACTAGATGATGCAGTTAAGTTATATGAAAAGATATCTATGGATGACTGCAAACTGAATCCTCATATTTACAATGCACTAATAAAAGGGTTCTGCCAAGCATCTAAATTTAGTGATGCTGTAAGAATATACGGCGAGATGGCAAACAATGGTTGTTCTCCTACTGTCATCACTTACAACACTCTAATAGATGGACTATGTAAGGCTGAAAAGTATCAAGATGCTTCAAGCTTTACAAAGGAAATGTTGGAGAAAGGTTGTAAACTAGATGTCAATACTTATGCTTCATTGATTCGTGGCCTTTGTAGAGACAAAAAAGTTGATGCTGCCCTTGCTCTGTGGAATCAAATTCTTGATAAGGGTCTTCAGGCAGATGTCATGATGCACAACATCTTAATCCATGGTCTTTGTTCTGCTGGGAAAGTAGATGAAGCTTCGCGTCTTCTCTCTGAGATGAAAGAGAAGAATAACTGCCGCCCAAATCTAGTGACCTATAACACACTCATGGATGGATTTTATGAAATGGGTTGTTTTGACAAAGCAGCGTCTCTGTGGACAGCTATTTTAGAAAATGGTCTGGTACCTGATATAATTTCATATAATACAAGAATTAAGGGTCTATGCTCTTGTCAAAGAACACCTGAGGGTGTCCAATTATTGGATGAGGTGCTTGCACAAGGAATTGTACCAACAGCCATCACATGGAATATACTGGTCAGAGCTGTCATCAAATATGGACCTATTCAAATATGA
- the LOC109766313 gene encoding uncharacterized protein, with protein MLTLHTVRTSLPWPRRSSPRRHALHLSRRKFSICKSSSEDAGSDAPLPHGGDQRQQEVLAKIAMLQTQKVRITNFLDERSAYLTKFTKDADTEFDMIGQNAMKELDQIGDQIMERLDSKMQSYEETAEMQRQEIEMNERVLEDFEDWIEEEKNEGMFFKSLGKVKKPQNNEEIKVMARIEAQKVTEITKENAGSKARMNIYLALMAILSLTIANAVFATPEVEWRKVAALGLIFIGLVAQVIYEQDISPPAADKNEKREE; from the exons ATGCTTACTCTTCACACCGTTCGGACATCCCTTCCCTGGCCGCGCAGATCCTCCCCGCGCCGACATGCACTGCATCTAAGCAGGAGGAAATTTTCCATCTGTAAGAGCAGCTCCGAAGATGCTGGATCCGACGCTCCCCTGCCGCACGGCGGTGACCAACGCCAGCAGGAGGTGCTTGCAAAAATCGCCATGCTTCAGACGCAGAAGGTCCGCATCACAAACTTCCTGGATGAGCGGTCTGCTTACCTGACCAAGTTCACCAAGGATGCCGACACCGAGTTTGATATGATTGGGCAGAACGCCATGAAAGAGCTCGATCAAATTGGGGACCAG ATAATGGAGCGACTCGACAGCAAGATGCAGTCCTACGAGGAGACAGCTGAAATGCAAAGGCAGGAGATAGAAATGAACGAGAGGGTGTTAGAAGACTTCGAAGATTGGATTGAAGAGGAGAAAAACGAAGGCATGTTCTTCAAAAGCCTTGGGAAGGTCAAAAAACCTCAAAACAATGAGGAAATCAAGGTGATGGCTAGGATCGAAGCACAGAAGGTCACAGAGATAACAAAGGAGAATGCAGGGTCAAAAGCTCGGATGAATATTTACCTTGCACTGATGGCGATACTCAGTCTTACAATCGCAAATGCCGTCTTTGCAACGCCAGAGGTGGAATGGAGGAAGGTTGCTGCTCTGGGTTTAATTTTCATTGGCCTGGTTGCTCAGGTCATCTATGAGCAAGATATATCCCCACCGGCAGCTGACAAGAATGAAAAAAGAGAAGAATGA